One region of Zootoca vivipara chromosome 7, rZooViv1.1, whole genome shotgun sequence genomic DNA includes:
- the OARD1 gene encoding ADP-ribose glycohydrolase OARD1 isoform X2 — protein sequence MAAKGERIMYIKGDLFMCPGTDSLAHCISEDCHMSAGIAAIFKKKFGGVQELLNQKKKTGDVAVLQRDNRYVYYLITKNKYFHKPTYGNLQKSLEAMKLHCMNNGVTCISMPKIGCGLDRLDWNKVSTMLEEVFEDTDVSITVYSL from the exons ATGGCTGCAAAAGGAGAGCGA ATCATGTACATAAAGGGAGACCTTTTTATGTGtcctggaacagactcccttgctCACTGCATCAGTGAGGATTGTCACATGAGTGCTGGCATAGCTGCCATTTTTAAGAAGAAGTTTGGTGGTGTTCAAGAGCTCTTGAACCAGA AAAAGAAGACTGGAGATGTGGCTGTTCTGCAGAGAGACAATCGATATGTGTACTATCTG ATTACAAAGAACAAATACTTTCATAAACCTACCTATGGCAATTTACAGAAGAGTCTGGAAGCTATGAAACTCCACTGCATGAATAATGGCGTAACTTGTATTTCTATGCCCAA GATTGGGTGTGGACTTGACCGCCTGGATTGGAATAAAGTTTCAACCATGCTTGAAGAAGTATTTGAGGATACAGATGTTAGCATTACAGTTTATTCTCTGTAA
- the OARD1 gene encoding ADP-ribose glycohydrolase OARD1 isoform X1, producing the protein MEQVCRGPKKIMYIKGDLFMCPGTDSLAHCISEDCHMSAGIAAIFKKKFGGVQELLNQKKKTGDVAVLQRDNRYVYYLITKNKYFHKPTYGNLQKSLEAMKLHCMNNGVTCISMPKIGCGLDRLDWNKVSTMLEEVFEDTDVSITVYSL; encoded by the exons atggaacaagtgtgccgtggcccaaaaaag ATCATGTACATAAAGGGAGACCTTTTTATGTGtcctggaacagactcccttgctCACTGCATCAGTGAGGATTGTCACATGAGTGCTGGCATAGCTGCCATTTTTAAGAAGAAGTTTGGTGGTGTTCAAGAGCTCTTGAACCAGA AAAAGAAGACTGGAGATGTGGCTGTTCTGCAGAGAGACAATCGATATGTGTACTATCTG ATTACAAAGAACAAATACTTTCATAAACCTACCTATGGCAATTTACAGAAGAGTCTGGAAGCTATGAAACTCCACTGCATGAATAATGGCGTAACTTGTATTTCTATGCCCAA GATTGGGTGTGGACTTGACCGCCTGGATTGGAATAAAGTTTCAACCATGCTTGAAGAAGTATTTGAGGATACAGATGTTAGCATTACAGTTTATTCTCTGTAA
- the APOBEC2 gene encoding C->U-editing enzyme APOBEC-2: MAEKQEQPQASQNGEKAEKAENAENAENAENAEEAEKPPELEELPPFEIVTGERLPAFFFNFQFKNVEYSSGRNKTFLCYIIEIQGKESKTLRGYLEDEHAAAHAEDAFFNTILPTCESGLRYNVTWYVSSSPCVGCAEQITKALKKNKNLKLSIITGRLFMWEEPDIQAALKKMKAAGCKMRIMKPQDFEYVWKNFVEQEEGEEPKAFTPWEDIQENFLYYEEKLAEVLH; the protein is encoded by the exons ATGGCTGAGAAGCAGGAGCAGCCGCAAGCCTCCCAGAACGGTGAAAAGGCTGAAAAGGCTGAAAATGCAGAGAATGCAGAGAACGCAGAGAATGCAGAGGAGGCCGAAAAGCCACCGGAGCTGGAGGAGCTGCCACCCTTCGAAATTGTAACAGG GGAACGGCTTCCAGCCTTCTTTTTCAATTTCCAGTTCAAGAATGTAGAATACAGTTCAGGCCGGAACAAGACCTTCCTGTGCTACATCATAGAGATTCAAGGCAAGGAGTCAAAAACCTTACGGGGCTATCTGGAGGATGAACATGCAGCAGCCCATGCTGAAGATGCCTTCTTCAATACCATCTTGCCCACATGTGAATCTGGCCTACGCTACAACGTTACCTGGTACGTCTCTTCTAGCCCCTGTGTCGGCTGCGCTGAGCAGATAACTAAGGCACTGAAGAAGAACAAGAACCTGAAGCTCTCCATCATAACGGGCCGTCTCTTCATGTGGGAAGAGCCTGACATCCAAGCTGCTCTGAAGAAAATGAAGGCAGCTGGCTGTAAAATGAGAATCATGAAGCCTCAAGACTTTGAGTATGTATGGAAGAATTTTGTAGAGCAGGAGGAAGGTGAGGAACCTAAGGCATTTACACCCTGGGAGGACATTCAAGAGAACTTCCTATATTATGAAGAAAAGCTTGCTGAAGTTTTGCACTGA